CGCAGTCCTCATGACAGCACAGTCTGGCCAGTAACACATggggatattaggaaaaatccACCACAGCATTCAGAGCCCAATAATTTTCCAAGGCTACACCTGATACTCTTTGGTCACAAACCACAAATGGGGTTTCCTCAGACCCCAAACCTGCCCGGTGTTTATTGGACAGCACTTGGTTTCAGGTGCAGCTGAGCATCACCAGGTTTGAACACCTCGGGTTCAGGTGATTGCGGGATGACTTCCACCAAGCGTGTGCTAAAGGCAGATCTTCCCATGCAATGTATTCCTCTTGGTTGTTTCCAGGTTATCAGGTGCAGGGCTGCTGTTGCCTGGGCCCCAGGCAAACTCTCTGTTGAGGAGGTGGAAGTTGCACCCCCAAAGGCAGGGGAAGTCCGGATCAAGGTAAAGATACGTTTCAATAACTTTTTCTTCCTACCTTGTGGGAATTGCTCTTCTTGTTGTTAGACCTTCAGTAAAACTCAGGGCTCTGTGTCCTCCAAGAGGCTCGCACTGTCCAGAGCTGCCTTGGCTCAAATGCACCATCTGCCAGGGGCTCCTTTTTGGACCAAGCCTTGCCTAAGCTGTCACATAGGAATTCCTGTCTCCAGCCCTTGCTctgctggacagggctctggtAACAACACTGTGGCCTCCCTCCCATTTCCACCTCCAGCTCAGTGCAGGGGAAAGCCACATGGAGCATCCAGAGTGAGCAGAAGGGGaaagctcagcctgggctctgtgtgctgccGTAGAGTGCCAGCACTGACTGAGGGGCATCATGACACCCCTGAGAAAATCGCTTACACAAACTGAGTAAGACAGAGGCAAGGACATCTACTTGTTCCTCTCCCAATAGCTTGTGGCCACAGGCATCTGTCGCACAGATGAACACCTTCTGCAAGGCTGTTTTCCCAACGCAGAATTCCCAGTTATCCCTGGCCATGAAGGAGCTGGAATCGTGGAAAGCGTTGGAGAAGGAGTGACCTCTTTGAAACCAGGTaactgacacacacacacaaacacatgcCCAGGAATCAGCTCTCACACAGGCAGCATCCTTAGAGCCACATCACTCAGGATATTGTTTGTTCCAGGTGACAAAGTGATCCCCCTGTGCCTCCCTCAGTGTGGGGAATGCAGCTTCTGCCGGAATCCTGAATCGAACTACTGCCAGAAGTCCCAGTAAGTTTACTTTGCCTTCCCCTACACCCACATGGGATTGACTTGATGACACATCTGACACATCCATCAGTGCCTCACTCAATCAAATACAAATACTTGCATATCCCCCACAGTTTCTTTGAACCACAAAACCTGCTGCCAGACAAGACCAGCCGCTTCTCTTGCAAAGGGAAGCAGATCCACCACTTCCTGTGGGTCAGCACCTTTGCAGAATACACCGTGGTCCCAGAGTACACTGTTGCCAAGATAGATGCTACAGCACCTCTGGACAAAGTCTGCTTGTTTGCCTGTGGGTTTTCCACAGGCTATGGGGCTGCCATCAACACTGCCAAGGTTGGAATATTTAGCACCTCATGGCCACCCTCACTACCTCATCAATCCTGTGCAAAAGAAAccttctcctgcttcttctccttgtcctcatcctctccctccccctcttcctactctttttcctgctggaaactCACAGGCTCCCATCTGTGCAGGTAAAACCAGGCTCCACCTGTGCCGTCTTTGGCCTCGGAGGAGTTGGCCTCTCTGTTGTCATGGGCTGCAAGGCAGCCGGAGCTTCCCGCATCATTGCTGTGGACATCAACAGCGACAAGTTTGCCAAGgccaaggagctgggagctaCCGACTGCATCAACCCTCGAGACTTCAAGAAGCCCATCCAGGAGGTGCTCACTGAGATGACCGGGCAGGGCGTCGACTACTCCTTTGAGGCCATCGGGCACGCAGACACCATGGTAGGTGGCACCTCAGCACCTGTCCTCCCTCCCACATCATCACAGGCTCCTCTCAGGGCTAAATGCAACCCATGGGAAGTTCCTCACaagctgcctgcactgctggatGCACAAAGGCAGACTGCTGGCTTGGGCATAAAACAGTGTACAAATCTTAAAAGAGGCTCCAAGCTCTCCAGGTGTGCTCCACAAGGGGAGATGTGTGTTTTCAGATTaccagggaggagcaggagattGCACAAAAAGAGCACTCCCCTGACCAACTCATCATGGCTTTCTCTCATTCTCCTGCCTGTCCCATCAGATTGCTGCCCTGGCTTCCTGCAATATGAGCACTGGTGTCTTTGTGATGGCTGGAGAACTGGATTCTGGTTCAGAGATTTCCATCGATCCCACCCTTCTGCTGATTGGGCGTACCTGGAAGGGGACTGCACTTGGAGGTAGTGAACTTAGGAAGGCAGtctaaatatttcagctttctctttCATGGCAGTTGACAATTCAGAGTAAATGAGGGTTTTCAAGTAAAAGACAACTAAAGAGGAACACTGCATTGCCTGTATCGAACAATAGCATTAGACATGCAAATAATCCTCTACCTGTTTCACACAGTAACCCACTCATCCTAAAGAGCAGAAAGCATCTCACAAGTGTGTGGCACCAGCACTGGTCACTCAGTCCTGGCCCTCACAGTAACACTCCCTTACCAAAACAGCCTTCCTCCCACTATTCatgctcctgctctctcctgttTCTAGGCTGGAAGACAAGAGATTGTATCCCCAAATTAGTTTCCAGCTATTTGGAGAAGAAATTCAATTCAGACTTGCTGATCACACACACGCTGCCATTCGCCAAAGTGAACGAGGGATTTGAGTTGTTACGTGCAGGAAGAAGGTGAGACCCTGACCAGCAGGAGCTTCAGCAAACCTCAGCATCTCGTCCTGTAATTCCAAGGGGCAGAGCGTGCAACACTGGCTTCCCAAAGAGCACCTGAGCCTTTTGAGGAAGCAGGGCCTCCTCACGGCTGAGTGCTGGCAAGATCTGCCATAGCCCAGAGGGAAGAGCCCATGCTCAGCGCTGGGAAGCCTCCTGCTCATGGTTCTGCTCAGCACAGATCCTGTGGCCTGATCCCGTGAGGGGGTTCCCCTCAGCAGGGATTTGAAGGCTGCCCCACTGCTGCACGCCTCATGCAGCTCAGTCAGGAAGAGGCTGGATGACAAAGCAGGTGGCCGGTCCCCAGGCACACCTGCCTGCCACAACTgcctgctcctgagctgcagcaaaccctcccttcccttccacttTTCAGTATCCGCACTGTCCTGCTCTTCTGAAGGACACAGCCAAGGAAGCCGAGCCAGggaccagcacagcagcagctgctctcctggcccGGGCCCTTCTCAACCAGCACCTCTCCTTGTGGGGCACCAGGAGAAGAGAGTGAGGAACTCacctgtgctggtggcactgctggtcCTGCTGTGCCCGGACAGGACATTGAAGGACGTCTCTCCCAGGAAAATGCTTTTACTAATAAAGGGTTTCTGTCAAACTTGTCCTGTGTAATGCATTAAAACAAAAGTGTTTCCAGATGACAGGGGGAGCTCCCCCTTACATCACATCCCTTCCACCACACCCTTGTTGTCTGTAGTGATCGAAGGCCTTTGCCcgtcctctgctgctgcctcctacCTTCGTCTTCCTCAGTGAACTCGGccctctcctctctgcccccATCTCAGCTGGGTGAATGGTGCAGCTTCCAGCAAATCCCAGCAGGGAAAccacccctgctgctgctctgaagcaTATTATATAAAGTAGTAGATAACTTTCTTATAATGATGTAACACTCATACAGCATCCATGGATGCTGTTTCATTTTTGGCAAATGCTATTgttcttttaatatattttccaaaCCAAGTCCCACGGTATATTAAAGTACAACTCTGAAAAATCTTCCCCAAAGAACAGGATTGTCACTCCAAGATGGTCATTCTGCTAAACAGATCCTTCTTTCAGTGCTGAACATTGGACCCATAACACTACCATGCCTTTTGACCTCTTTTGTGCAACACTTATCACATCCCACAGCCCTTTGAACTTCTGGAAACCCCTCAGCACAATCAGCAATTACACAGAATATCAAGAACACACAAATGTGTTATTGAAGTTAAACAAATCCCATCCTGTCCACCAATTTTTGGTACCTTCTGCACATATTACTCTGCCATGACATAAAGTTAGCTATAATTCTCCTAACTACTTTTTAAACATAAGACAATAAGAGTGATGGTAATAAGTCAACACCATTATAACTCAATAAATGTTAATTAACTGAGTTCTAGCACTTCCCTACTGAGAAAACTCCAAGAACTTCCAATAAACAATGTTTCCCTAATACTGCACATGCATCTGCACA
Above is a window of Motacilla alba alba isolate MOTALB_02 chromosome 4, Motacilla_alba_V1.0_pri, whole genome shotgun sequence DNA encoding:
- the LOC119700849 gene encoding alcohol dehydrogenase 1-like, whose protein sequence is MATAGKVIRCRAAVAWAPGKLSVEEVEVAPPKAGEVRIKLVATGICRTDEHLLQGCFPNAEFPVIPGHEGAGIVESVGEGVTSLKPGDKVIPLCLPQCGECSFCRNPESNYCQKSHFFEPQNLLPDKTSRFSCKGKQIHHFLWVSTFAEYTVVPEYTVAKIDATAPLDKVCLFACGFSTGYGAAINTAKVKPGSTCAVFGLGGVGLSVVMGCKAAGASRIIAVDINSDKFAKAKELGATDCINPRDFKKPIQEVLTEMTGQGVDYSFEAIGHADTMIAALASCNMSTGVFVMAGELDSGSEISIDPTLLLIGRTWKGTALGGWKTRDCIPKLVSSYLEKKFNSDLLITHTLPFAKVNEGFELLRAGRSIRTVLLF